The following are encoded together in the Bradyrhizobium sp. CCGUVB1N3 genome:
- a CDS encoding tripartite tricarboxylate transporter substrate binding protein BugD, translating into MRKTIWAALITILALAGTARADTYPSRPITIIVPFAAGGPSDAMARVLAEHMRASLGQAVVVENVTGAGGSIGVGRAVHSAPDGYTISFGHLGTHVANGAVYKLPYDLVADLQPVVLLPSNPMIVVSKNAVPATSLKELLAWLKSRPAPATAGTAGVGSGSHIAGVYFESVSGIKLQYVPYRGTGPALNDLIAGQIDIIVDQTSNSINQVRAGTIRAYAISDDKRLASAPEIPTADEAGLKGFQMTLWSGLWVPKGTPQEIVSRLNAAVVEALGNAAVKKQMENLGLEMPPQDQLTPEALGARQKAEIAKWWPIIKAADIKVD; encoded by the coding sequence ATGCGAAAGACGATCTGGGCTGCGCTGATCACTATCCTCGCTCTTGCCGGCACCGCGCGCGCCGACACCTATCCCTCGCGCCCCATCACCATCATCGTGCCGTTCGCGGCCGGCGGGCCTTCGGACGCGATGGCGCGCGTGCTTGCCGAGCACATGCGGGCGAGCCTTGGCCAGGCCGTGGTGGTCGAGAACGTTACCGGCGCCGGCGGCTCGATCGGGGTGGGGCGCGCGGTGCATTCGGCTCCCGACGGCTACACCATCTCCTTCGGCCATCTTGGCACGCACGTCGCCAACGGCGCGGTCTACAAGCTCCCTTACGATCTCGTCGCCGATCTCCAGCCGGTGGTGCTGCTGCCGAGCAACCCCATGATCGTCGTCAGCAAGAACGCCGTGCCTGCGACGTCGCTGAAAGAGCTGCTCGCCTGGCTCAAGTCTCGCCCCGCACCCGCGACCGCGGGCACGGCCGGTGTGGGCTCCGGCAGCCACATCGCCGGCGTTTATTTCGAGAGCGTCTCCGGCATCAAGCTGCAATATGTACCCTATCGCGGCACGGGGCCGGCACTGAACGACCTCATCGCCGGCCAGATCGACATCATCGTCGACCAGACCTCCAACTCCATCAACCAGGTTCGCGCCGGCACCATCCGTGCCTACGCGATCAGCGACGACAAGCGCCTGGCGTCCGCGCCCGAAATCCCGACCGCCGATGAGGCCGGACTGAAAGGCTTTCAGATGACGCTGTGGTCCGGCCTATGGGTGCCCAAGGGCACGCCGCAGGAGATCGTGTCGCGGCTCAACGCCGCGGTGGTGGAAGCGCTCGGTAATGCCGCCGTGAAGAAGCAGATGGAAAATCTAGGCCTCGAAATGCCGCCGCAGGACCAGCTCACCCCTGAAGCGCTCGGTGCGCGGCAGAAGGCCGAGATCGCCAAATGGTGGCCGATCATCAAGGCGGCCGACATCAAGGTGGATTGA